One window of Tepidanaerobacter acetatoxydans Re1 genomic DNA carries:
- a CDS encoding GGDEF domain-containing protein has translation MNGKSKKIKIYFVLLILEFFVLISMFFLNPDMISHKNYILLSSGFFLALWSFSTNLVMGLFAALFLVFAYGSYILYEAIFGGIFSFTFLKDYFWLMVFPVIAYTSSRLGECVNKSFKVVKELKKNVQILVRVDNLTGLGNKQKFYEDLCEEIRRAKRHGFTLSFMIVRIMFFKELTDIYGKSKTDDVVSLMVKNIEDTLRTEDKKYRLEDDTFAFILPNTDKKGAEVIKSRIRTNLSSITLNSGKKEEKLNFNFKIGIMPYDGKTDDVFEIRHRLEKELEYDV, from the coding sequence ATGAACGGTAAAAGCAAAAAGATTAAAATTTATTTTGTTTTACTTATCTTGGAGTTTTTTGTTTTAATATCAATGTTTTTTCTAAATCCTGATATGATAAGCCATAAGAACTACATATTGCTATCTTCCGGTTTTTTCCTTGCACTGTGGTCCTTTTCTACAAATTTGGTTATGGGGCTTTTTGCCGCACTGTTCTTAGTCTTTGCATATGGAAGCTACATTTTGTATGAGGCAATTTTTGGAGGGATCTTTAGTTTTACTTTTTTAAAGGATTATTTTTGGCTCATGGTCTTTCCTGTTATTGCATATACTTCAAGCCGGTTAGGCGAATGTGTTAACAAATCTTTTAAAGTTGTAAAAGAATTAAAGAAGAATGTGCAAATATTGGTAAGAGTGGATAATCTTACAGGCTTAGGTAATAAGCAAAAATTTTATGAAGATCTATGTGAGGAAATTCGGCGGGCCAAAAGGCATGGATTTACTCTATCTTTTATGATTGTAAGGATAATGTTTTTTAAAGAACTAACGGATATTTACGGCAAAAGCAAGACTGATGATGTGGTGTCTTTAATGGTAAAAAATATTGAAGATACATTAAGAACAGAGGATAAAAAGTATCGATTAGAAGATGATACTTTTGCTTTCATTCTTCCAAATACGGATAAAAAGGGTGCTGAAGTGATAAAAAGCCGAATACGCACAAACTTAAGCAGCATAACTCTAAATTCGGGGAAAAAAGAAGAAAAACTCAATTTTAATTTTAAAATAGGTATTATGCCCTATGATGGCAAGACTGATGATGTATTTGAAATAAGACATCGATTGGAAAAAGAGCTGGAATATGATGTATAA
- a CDS encoding glycosyl hydrolase family 8 — MANTKHIQRIILIIVAIICLYLFYLLYLKQVSIKLNIEWKTFSSKPEETICLKFIQTEMSGEQGIFTNFLDDYKVNEWATGHQVLSESEGLIMLYAVQGGNKSLFDEHFNIVRNMILDNGVIMWRVGSGGELLTKSSASVDDLRIVRSLIYASDRWQDMQYKTFLNELARKVKKYEFTKEGLVGYYDAESKTKADTITLSYIDLYTMKLLSQIDSDWGNAFEKGLKIIDNAFISQDKPFFRKTYSYKTKSYSKEQEINIIDYLNILLHLSEVGMCPPEAIDWLKGQIRMNNALFNSYRINSSQPASDLQSAASYAIACRIAKNIEDNELYEMMKAKLLMFQISDKTSPICGAFGDPTTLKVYSFDNLQALLALQGFGGVK, encoded by the coding sequence ATGGCAAATACAAAACATATCCAAAGAATCATACTTATTATAGTTGCAATTATATGTTTGTACTTGTTTTATTTATTGTATTTAAAGCAAGTTTCTATTAAGCTGAATATAGAATGGAAAACATTTTCCAGCAAGCCTGAAGAAACCATATGCTTAAAATTTATTCAAACTGAGATGTCTGGCGAGCAAGGGATTTTTACTAATTTTTTGGATGATTATAAAGTAAATGAATGGGCAACAGGTCATCAAGTGTTATCAGAATCTGAAGGCCTTATAATGCTTTATGCAGTCCAAGGAGGTAATAAATCTCTTTTCGATGAACATTTTAACATAGTAAGGAACATGATTTTAGATAACGGAGTCATAATGTGGAGGGTAGGATCAGGAGGAGAGCTGCTTACTAAAAGTTCGGCATCGGTAGACGATCTAAGAATAGTTCGTTCTCTTATCTATGCATCTGACCGCTGGCAAGATATGCAATATAAAACATTTTTGAATGAACTTGCACGCAAGGTAAAAAAATACGAGTTTACAAAAGAAGGCCTTGTGGGCTACTATGATGCTGAGAGTAAAACGAAAGCGGACACTATAACTCTTTCTTATATAGACCTTTATACGATGAAACTTCTATCCCAAATCGACAGTGATTGGGGAAATGCTTTTGAAAAAGGTCTAAAAATTATAGACAATGCTTTTATATCACAAGACAAACCATTTTTTAGGAAAACTTATAGTTATAAAACAAAAAGCTATAGTAAAGAACAGGAGATTAACATTATAGATTATTTAAACATACTGCTTCACCTTAGTGAAGTGGGAATGTGCCCTCCTGAAGCTATAGACTGGCTTAAAGGCCAAATAAGAATGAATAATGCGCTGTTTAACAGTTACCGAATAAACTCGTCACAGCCGGCTTCTGATTTACAGTCTGCTGCCTCATATGCCATTGCCTGTAGAATTGCAAAAAATATTGAAGACAATGAGCTATATGAAATGATGAAAGCAAAACTTTTGATGTTCCAAATCAGTGATAAAACAAGTCCTATTTGCGGTGCGTTCGGTGATCCAACAACTTTAAAAGTTTACTCATTTGATAATTTGCAGGCACTACTGGCACTGCAAGGATTTGGGGGTGTGAAATGA
- the ilvD gene encoding dihydroxy-acid dehydratase, whose amino-acid sequence MISDRVKKGVMRAPHRSLFYAMGYTKEELARPLIGIVNAQNDIIPGHIHLDTIAQAAKLGVAMAGGTPIEFPAIGVCDGIVMGHIGMKYSLASRELIADSIEAMAIAHGFDGLVLIPNCDKIVPAMLMAAARINIPAVVISGGPMFAGRYKGKDIDLNTCFEKVAEFTSGKISEKELEEVEQQACPGCGSCSGIFTANSMNCLTEALGMGLPGNGTIPASSGARIGLAKKAGMQVMEMVKQDIKPRDIMTREAFENAITVDMGMAGSTNTVLHLPAIAHEAGIKLELDIFDKISQRTPYLAKLAPSGHYHVQDFHEAGGISALMKELSRKGLLNLDLMTVTGKTIGENIADAEIKNTDVIHPLENPYRETGGLAILRGNLAPKGAVVKEAAVAQEMLYHEGPARIYNSEEEVTEAIFSGKIQKGDVVVIRYEGPKGGPGMREMLSPTSAIAGMGLDKDVALITDGRFSGATRGASIGHISPEAMEGGPIGLLQDGDIIRIDINNRKIEVLLSDEELARRKTSWQQPEPKVKTGYLSRYARLVTSANTGAVLK is encoded by the coding sequence ATGATAAGCGACAGAGTAAAAAAAGGCGTTATGAGAGCGCCGCACCGCTCGTTATTTTATGCAATGGGATATACCAAAGAAGAACTGGCGAGGCCCTTAATAGGCATTGTAAATGCCCAAAATGATATAATTCCCGGACATATTCACTTGGACACTATAGCACAGGCAGCAAAACTTGGTGTTGCAATGGCCGGCGGCACGCCCATAGAGTTTCCTGCTATAGGGGTATGTGACGGGATTGTAATGGGGCATATAGGCATGAAATATTCCTTGGCCTCTCGCGAACTCATAGCAGATTCCATCGAAGCAATGGCTATTGCTCACGGGTTTGACGGATTAGTGCTCATACCTAACTGTGATAAAATCGTGCCGGCAATGCTCATGGCGGCGGCGCGCATTAATATCCCGGCTGTTGTTATAAGCGGCGGGCCTATGTTTGCAGGCAGATATAAAGGCAAGGACATAGACCTTAATACCTGTTTTGAAAAGGTGGCTGAATTTACTTCGGGAAAGATAAGCGAAAAAGAGCTTGAGGAAGTAGAACAACAGGCTTGCCCCGGGTGTGGTTCATGCTCCGGTATATTTACGGCAAATTCCATGAACTGCCTGACTGAGGCTTTAGGCATGGGCCTTCCCGGCAACGGAACCATACCGGCAAGTTCGGGAGCACGTATCGGTTTGGCGAAAAAGGCCGGAATGCAGGTTATGGAAATGGTAAAACAGGATATAAAACCGCGGGATATAATGACAAGAGAAGCTTTTGAAAATGCAATCACCGTTGATATGGGTATGGCAGGTTCAACCAATACGGTGCTCCATCTTCCGGCGATTGCCCATGAAGCCGGCATAAAGCTTGAGCTTGATATTTTCGATAAGATAAGTCAAAGGACTCCCTATCTTGCAAAACTTGCTCCCAGCGGCCACTATCATGTCCAGGACTTTCATGAAGCAGGGGGAATATCTGCGCTTATGAAGGAGCTTTCGCGTAAGGGACTGCTCAATCTGGATTTAATGACAGTTACCGGTAAGACAATCGGCGAAAATATTGCCGATGCAGAGATTAAAAATACCGATGTGATTCATCCGCTGGAAAATCCGTACAGAGAAACAGGAGGTCTTGCCATACTTCGCGGCAACCTTGCTCCAAAGGGTGCAGTAGTCAAGGAAGCAGCAGTAGCACAGGAGATGCTCTATCATGAAGGCCCGGCACGGATTTATAATTCTGAAGAAGAGGTTACCGAGGCAATTTTTTCTGGCAAGATTCAAAAGGGCGATGTGGTGGTTATTCGCTATGAAGGGCCTAAAGGGGGCCCGGGCATGCGAGAGATGCTATCGCCGACCTCGGCAATAGCAGGTATGGGCCTTGATAAGGATGTGGCACTTATCACCGATGGAAGATTTTCGGGGGCTACCCGAGGTGCATCCATAGGGCATATTTCTCCTGAAGCCATGGAAGGCGGCCCCATAGGCCTGCTTCAGGACGGCGACATAATCCGAATAGATATAAATAACCGAAAAATTGAAGTGCTTCTTTCAGATGAAGAACTGGCACGCCGCAAGACCTCATGGCAGCAGCCTGAGCCCAAGGTAAAAACGGGATACCTTTCCCGCTACGCGCGCCTGGTAACATCTGCCAATACCGGTGCGGTGCTAAAATAA
- the ilvN gene encoding acetolactate synthase small subunit encodes MRRAIFSVLVHNEYGVVTRISGLFTRRGFNITSFTGEETDDPKISRITIVAEGDERELSQIKSQVEKLVDVIKVVELDAKASVQRELALIKVRTDDVNRTEVFQIVETFRGKIIDIESESVIVELTGDVSKVKAFLNLMKRYGIIEIVRTGGIALQRGKESIYDAPEPDKTPAKEEIQ; translated from the coding sequence GTGCGCAGAGCAATCTTTTCAGTGCTTGTTCACAATGAGTATGGTGTTGTCACAAGGATTTCAGGGCTTTTTACAAGAAGAGGCTTCAATATAACCAGCTTTACCGGTGAGGAAACCGATGACCCAAAGATATCCCGTATTACTATTGTAGCGGAAGGTGACGAGAGGGAACTTTCGCAGATAAAAAGCCAGGTAGAAAAATTGGTGGATGTGATAAAGGTCGTAGAGCTCGATGCAAAAGCCTCTGTTCAGCGGGAGCTTGCCCTTATCAAAGTCAGAACTGATGATGTTAACAGAACTGAAGTATTTCAAATTGTTGAAACATTTAGGGGTAAGATTATAGACATTGAGTCTGAATCGGTAATTGTAGAGCTTACGGGAGATGTAAGTAAAGTCAAAGCATTTTTAAACTTGATGAAGCGCTATGGTATAATTGAAATAGTAAGGACCGGCGGCATAGCACTGCAGCGAGGCAAAGAGAGCATATACGATGCGCCGGAACCGGATAAGACACCAGCAAAGGAGGAAATCCAATGA
- a CDS encoding prepilin peptidase has product MNLFIFILGTVIGSFINVCIYRIPRGESIAYPYSRCPQCGYKIAARDLIPILSFLYLRGKCRRCNAKISMRYPLVEFLTGAMFFLAFIKLGFSLDFLSAVTLISSLIVSAFTDLEYQIIPDKVVLTTAVIGLLLNILIHGKDVLYYLMGSVLGGGTIFLIAAFSQGGMGGGDIKLFAAVGLFLGMRLTLLSLLLSFILGATAGIILIVLKLKGIKDAIPFGPFIALGSIASLFAGDKIISWYFLKYAHI; this is encoded by the coding sequence GTGAACCTTTTTATCTTTATCCTAGGAACAGTCATCGGTAGTTTTATAAATGTATGCATATACAGAATTCCAAGGGGAGAATCGATAGCATATCCATATTCTCGCTGCCCGCAGTGTGGATATAAGATTGCTGCACGGGATTTGATTCCAATCTTAAGTTTTTTATATCTGCGTGGTAAATGCCGAAGATGCAATGCCAAAATTTCCATGCGATATCCTTTAGTGGAGTTTTTAACCGGTGCAATGTTTTTCCTTGCATTTATTAAATTAGGGTTTAGCCTTGACTTTTTGAGTGCAGTAACATTAATTTCAAGCCTTATTGTTTCTGCCTTTACGGATTTGGAATATCAGATAATACCTGATAAAGTTGTTTTGACTACAGCAGTTATAGGCTTGCTATTAAACATTTTAATACATGGGAAAGACGTTCTATATTATCTGATGGGTTCTGTTTTAGGAGGGGGAACTATTTTTTTAATAGCTGCCTTTTCTCAAGGCGGCATGGGCGGTGGTGATATAAAGCTGTTTGCAGCGGTAGGTTTGTTTTTAGGCATGCGATTAACATTATTATCTTTGCTGCTTTCTTTTATTCTCGGTGCTACTGCAGGAATTATTCTTATTGTATTAAAGCTCAAAGGAATAAAGGATGCTATTCCATTCGGCCCGTTTATAGCATTAGGCAGTATTGCAAGCTTGTTTGCCGGAGATAAGATCATTTCATGGTACTTCTTAAAATACGCACATATTTGA
- a CDS encoding type II secretion system protein — protein sequence MSIKWSLHNQVKDKRGFTLIELIIVIAVLGILATLTIPKVINIKSNAETAANEANEKIIRNALERYYADNMEYPNPDSGNKLPKEALKDYLNLEEKLIDEWEYTKTGEVYNLEKKQH from the coding sequence ATGAGTATAAAATGGTCCTTACATAATCAAGTTAAAGACAAAAGAGGTTTTACCTTAATTGAACTCATAATTGTCATTGCAGTCCTGGGTATTTTAGCCACACTGACAATCCCAAAGGTTATTAATATAAAGAGCAATGCTGAAACAGCGGCTAATGAAGCAAATGAGAAAATTATTAGAAACGCACTTGAAAGATACTATGCGGATAATATGGAATATCCGAACCCAGATTCAGGGAATAAGCTGCCGAAAGAAGCACTGAAAGATTATCTGAATTTGGAGGAAAAGTTAATAGATGAATGGGAGTATACGAAAACAGGTGAAGTTTATAACTTAGAAAAAAAGCAGCATTAG
- a CDS encoding chemotaxis protein CheX: MDAKHVNPFLMAFQNVMPQIGFQSIKRGKLSVKGKKLQTDGILIIIGIVGDLKGNVVYSMNMDDAKKISSKMMMGMPVDEFNEMAQSALSELANMLTANASTEFSKENVGISISTPTLMYGENITTKLSTEKVLCVEVIVDEDIVIELNISIEG; encoded by the coding sequence ATGGATGCAAAACATGTAAACCCTTTTTTGATGGCATTCCAAAACGTGATGCCGCAAATAGGATTTCAAAGTATTAAAAGAGGCAAATTAAGTGTTAAAGGGAAAAAGCTGCAGACAGACGGTATACTTATAATAATAGGCATTGTTGGGGATTTAAAAGGAAATGTAGTATATTCTATGAATATGGATGATGCAAAAAAAATTTCTTCAAAAATGATGATGGGCATGCCGGTCGATGAATTTAATGAAATGGCTCAAAGTGCTTTATCTGAGCTTGCCAATATGCTTACCGCAAATGCAAGTACAGAGTTTTCTAAGGAAAACGTAGGTATTAGTATTTCAACTCCTACCCTCATGTATGGGGAAAACATTACAACAAAATTAAGTACTGAAAAGGTTTTGTGTGTTGAAGTTATTGTTGATGAGGATATAGTAATTGAATTAAACATATCAATTGAAGGCTAA
- a CDS encoding response regulator, with translation MDKKRVVIVDDSDFSVLIIKDILEKNGFEVVGHAGSLEDVISVVSETKPDLVTMDITLPGTNGFECTKEIRKINKDIKIVIVSSMMDDEMLKKAKDYDVNGYVQKPIDEEEFILTIQRLIDDEELFKYFKNLYVPVFKEAFSDALNKMTKTIAKYKDEHLSSETMKSKGIAVVIGIIGKYSGRMILDMSIETATDLSNKMLKRECKQANEIIAAIGEFANIISGNACSMLNRENKVFGLRVSPPSVFYGKSLNISSAKFKTSSIIIDTEFGEMLLNIGFSRGDSEWMQNM, from the coding sequence GTGGATAAAAAAAGAGTGGTTATAGTTGATGATTCGGATTTTTCCGTTTTAATTATTAAAGACATTTTAGAAAAAAACGGTTTCGAAGTAGTTGGACATGCAGGTTCGCTAGAAGATGTGATATCGGTTGTGTCTGAAACAAAGCCGGATTTGGTAACAATGGATATAACCTTACCCGGAACTAACGGCTTCGAATGCACTAAAGAGATACGTAAGATTAATAAAGATATTAAAATTGTGATAGTAAGTTCCATGATGGATGATGAGATGTTAAAAAAAGCTAAAGATTACGATGTAAACGGCTATGTACAAAAGCCCATAGATGAAGAAGAATTCATACTGACGATTCAAAGGCTAATAGATGACGAAGAATTATTTAAATATTTTAAAAATTTATACGTACCAGTATTTAAAGAGGCTTTCTCAGACGCGCTAAACAAGATGACAAAAACTATAGCTAAATATAAAGATGAACATCTTTCCAGCGAAACGATGAAATCAAAGGGGATAGCTGTAGTAATTGGTATAATAGGTAAATATTCAGGCAGAATGATACTTGATATGTCTATCGAAACTGCGACTGATCTGTCAAACAAAATGCTTAAAAGAGAATGTAAACAAGCTAATGAAATTATAGCTGCTATTGGCGAATTTGCCAATATTATTTCAGGTAATGCTTGTTCAATGTTAAACAGAGAGAATAAAGTTTTTGGATTAAGAGTGTCGCCCCCTTCTGTATTCTATGGAAAGAGCTTAAATATATCGTCGGCAAAATTTAAGACTTCTTCAATAATTATTGATACAGAATTTGGCGAAATGCTTTTAAATATTGGCTTCAGTAGGGGTGATTCTGAATGGATGCAAAACATGTAA
- a CDS encoding HAMP domain-containing histidine kinase: MDNQYNLQNINQDKKLADYINQSKSDGFSLEIEAKKTNKSIECYIIGANEHYCERVKIKKNDLIGANIKDIDDEFKHLYYQLIYYLIEHNTGDFFNLYIKKDQENFEIIDIDKNYIYDIENEFYEIMTCVFDRSVTSLRIFFVVRNFDKEIEIINRIGKILEINSYNDKITNISEVVSNLTHSWRQPLNSLNFSIINFKDEIIDATGDVKLVNEYYNEIWAILESLSNKIEKFRSFFERNYEEKHYDLIQYLDLIFEILDEKVKKENIQIHIDAKDSFEVYGSPNEFVQIMYCIFFDIIEHCKAHLDIFNRKLNMEIYKDEKNAVISIQIIFDRQKYTDFTLDLEHMHAFAHIIHEILQGSIDLINGEMENKVIIRFPL, encoded by the coding sequence TTGGATAATCAATATAATTTGCAAAACATTAACCAAGATAAAAAGCTGGCAGATTACATCAATCAGTCAAAATCAGACGGTTTTTCACTCGAAATTGAAGCAAAAAAAACAAATAAAAGCATTGAGTGTTATATCATTGGTGCTAATGAACATTACTGTGAAAGGGTAAAAATTAAAAAAAATGACCTCATCGGTGCTAATATTAAAGATATTGACGATGAGTTTAAACATTTATACTACCAGTTAATATATTATCTCATTGAGCATAATACAGGAGATTTTTTTAATTTATATATAAAAAAAGACCAAGAAAACTTTGAAATAATAGATATTGATAAAAATTATATATATGACATTGAAAATGAATTCTATGAAATAATGACATGTGTTTTTGACAGAAGCGTCACATCCTTGAGGATATTTTTTGTTGTAAGAAACTTCGATAAAGAAATAGAAATTATCAACAGGATAGGCAAAATATTGGAAATCAATAGTTATAATGATAAAATCACAAATATATCTGAAGTTGTTTCAAATTTAACTCATTCTTGGAGGCAGCCTCTAAACAGTTTAAACTTTTCTATTATTAATTTCAAAGATGAGATAATCGATGCGACCGGAGATGTAAAACTTGTAAATGAATATTATAACGAAATATGGGCTATCTTAGAAAGTCTTTCTAATAAAATCGAAAAGTTTAGAAGCTTTTTTGAGAGAAATTACGAAGAAAAGCACTATGATTTGATTCAGTATCTTGATCTAATTTTCGAGATTTTAGATGAGAAGGTAAAAAAAGAAAATATTCAAATACATATAGATGCTAAAGATTCTTTCGAGGTATATGGTTCACCTAATGAATTTGTGCAAATAATGTACTGCATATTCTTTGATATTATAGAGCACTGCAAGGCTCATTTAGATATTTTTAACAGAAAATTAAATATGGAAATTTATAAAGATGAAAAAAATGCTGTTATAAGCATACAAATCATATTTGATAGGCAAAAATACACTGATTTTACACTGGATTTAGAGCATATGCATGCATTTGCCCATATTATACATGAAATTTTGCAGGGCAGCATTGATTTAATAAATGGTGAAATGGAAAATAAAGTTATAATTAGGTTTCCTTTGTAA
- a CDS encoding Na-translocating system protein MpsC family protein codes for MQDINVLKSIKVLYVEDEPITRKQVCKFLSKRVGKVFEAENGKDGIKKFIEFKPDIIITDLVMPYMNGIEMMKKLREDGFDCPFIITSALSDSGTILETVDLKIDKYLIKPINVDILLDSLTQIAAKIIERKTDSIVLKDNLMLTEDMKNELEVEIRNIYSKYLKKVIGKGAKLIKVFINGREIEIFAKENFTTLEESLLSTGYHYKSIEVVRKTIYDNTIHEVENQISELINRKVSVKEIEISPKEKFERILIKII; via the coding sequence ATGCAAGATATAAATGTATTAAAAAGTATAAAGGTTCTTTATGTAGAGGATGAACCTATCACGAGGAAGCAAGTATGTAAATTCCTGAGTAAGCGAGTAGGTAAAGTGTTCGAAGCAGAAAACGGAAAAGACGGAATAAAAAAATTCATCGAATTTAAGCCGGATATTATAATAACTGATTTAGTAATGCCATATATGAACGGAATCGAAATGATGAAAAAATTAAGAGAGGATGGATTTGATTGTCCATTTATCATTACATCCGCTTTATCTGACTCCGGCACTATTTTGGAAACAGTAGATTTAAAGATTGATAAGTATCTGATAAAACCTATAAATGTTGATATCTTGCTGGACAGCTTGACTCAAATAGCTGCTAAAATCATAGAAAGAAAAACAGATTCGATAGTTTTAAAAGATAACTTAATGCTAACAGAAGATATGAAAAATGAGCTTGAAGTAGAAATTAGAAATATATATTCTAAATATCTAAAAAAAGTTATAGGTAAAGGTGCTAAACTTATTAAGGTATTTATTAACGGAAGGGAAATAGAAATTTTCGCAAAAGAAAATTTTACTACACTGGAAGAAAGCTTGCTGTCTACCGGATATCATTATAAAAGTATAGAGGTCGTTCGAAAAACGATATATGATAATACAATACATGAAGTAGAAAATCAGATATCCGAATTAATAAACAGGAAAGTGTCTGTAAAAGAAATAGAAATTTCTCCTAAGGAAAAATTTGAAAGAATTTTAATAAAAATCATATAG
- a CDS encoding chemotaxis protein — protein sequence MNGSNILLETGTNELEIVEFQIQKSNFGINVAKVKEIIRYEKTVKIPKAHPCIHGMFKWRDSVVSVIDLPKYLNLDSGKVYSNRDFFLITYFNKTMVAFIVSHVIGIKRLSWEEIEKPSSTIYGEVDGIINGVVKNSDGLVSILDFEKILTDISPGTGIQVSSVAKTGNKARNHKPILIVDDSQTLSRMIEDCLTKAGYQDLITASNGKEAWDILQKIKEQDDKPPNELLSCVISDIEMPQMDGHHLTKRIKEDPVLHTIPVILFSSLISDDMKQKGEKVGADAQISKPEIVNLINVIDGLIEK from the coding sequence ATGAATGGCAGCAATATATTACTGGAAACCGGAACTAATGAATTAGAGATTGTAGAATTTCAAATACAAAAAAGCAACTTTGGAATCAATGTAGCTAAAGTCAAGGAAATTATAAGATATGAAAAAACGGTTAAAATTCCAAAAGCTCATCCATGCATACACGGAATGTTCAAATGGAGAGATTCGGTAGTTTCTGTCATCGATTTACCTAAATACCTAAATCTGGATTCGGGCAAGGTTTATAGTAATAGAGATTTTTTTCTAATAACTTATTTTAATAAAACCATGGTTGCTTTCATCGTTAGTCACGTAATTGGAATTAAGCGTTTATCATGGGAAGAAATCGAAAAGCCGAGTTCTACGATTTATGGTGAAGTTGACGGAATCATCAATGGCGTCGTAAAAAACAGTGATGGTTTAGTATCAATTTTAGATTTTGAAAAAATTTTAACTGATATCAGCCCCGGCACAGGTATTCAAGTTAGCAGTGTAGCAAAAACGGGTAATAAGGCAAGAAACCATAAACCTATCTTAATAGTCGACGATTCACAAACGCTGTCAAGAATGATTGAAGATTGCCTGACAAAAGCCGGGTATCAAGATTTGATTACAGCATCTAACGGAAAGGAGGCTTGGGATATACTTCAAAAAATAAAAGAACAAGATGATAAGCCGCCTAATGAGCTTTTATCCTGTGTCATATCTGACATTGAAATGCCGCAGATGGACGGGCACCATCTAACCAAACGCATTAAGGAAGACCCTGTGCTGCATACAATTCCGGTAATATTGTTTTCATCATTGATTAGTGACGATATGAAGCAAAAAGGTGAAAAAGTGGGAGCGGATGCTCAGATTAGCAAGCCTGAAATCGTTAATCTGATTAATGTGATTGATGGATTAATTGAAAAATAA
- the pdxS gene encoding pyridoxal 5'-phosphate synthase lyase subunit PdxS, translating to MSSQINAKLMGGVIMDVTTPEQAEIAEQAGAVAVMALERVPADIRKQGGVARMSDPKIIKEIKAAVSIPVMAKCRIGHFVEAQILEALGIDYIDESEVLTPADEAFHIDKTKFKTPFVCGARNLGEALRRIGEGAAMIRTKGEAGTGNVVEAVKHIRTVMGQIRKLASTPEEELMSAAKEMGAPFDLVKYVAKEGKLPVVNFAAGGVATPADAALLMQLGCDGVFVGSGIFKSANPEKMAKAIVEAVANYNNPDVLAKISENLGEAMQSIEIDKLEDHYAERGW from the coding sequence ATGTCAAGTCAAATCAATGCTAAATTAATGGGTGGCGTCATAATGGATGTCACTACTCCGGAACAAGCCGAGATCGCCGAACAGGCCGGAGCTGTAGCGGTCATGGCTTTAGAGCGCGTACCTGCGGATATCAGAAAACAGGGCGGAGTTGCTCGCATGTCAGACCCAAAAATTATTAAGGAAATTAAAGCAGCGGTATCAATACCCGTTATGGCCAAATGCCGAATTGGGCATTTCGTAGAAGCCCAGATTTTAGAGGCATTAGGAATTGACTACATAGATGAAAGCGAAGTTTTAACTCCCGCGGACGAAGCCTTTCATATTGATAAAACTAAATTCAAAACACCTTTTGTATGTGGGGCCAGAAATCTCGGTGAAGCCCTCCGCCGTATAGGTGAAGGGGCTGCCATGATTCGGACCAAAGGTGAAGCGGGTACCGGCAACGTAGTTGAAGCAGTAAAACACATACGAACCGTTATGGGGCAAATCCGCAAACTTGCCAGCACGCCTGAAGAAGAGCTCATGAGTGCTGCCAAGGAGATGGGTGCTCCCTTTGACCTAGTTAAGTATGTAGCCAAGGAAGGCAAACTTCCTGTTGTAAACTTTGCCGCCGGCGGCGTTGCAACTCCTGCTGATGCAGCTTTACTAATGCAGCTGGGGTGCGACGGAGTATTTGTAGGTTCCGGTATCTTCAAATCTGCCAACCCTGAGAAAATGGCAAAAGCCATAGTGGAGGCTGTTGCCAACTATAACAATCCTGATGTTTTAGCCAAAATATCCGAAAACTTGGGTGAGGCCATGCAAAGCATTGAAATAGATAAACTGGAAGACCACTATGCCGAGCGCGGGTGGTAA